A genomic window from Sulfurospirillum diekertiae includes:
- a CDS encoding molybdopterin-dependent oxidoreductase gives MDYIQARRDFLKVATTSATASIFLPGSLGALGEVALKSEDKFIRSICEMCSSRCPMEARVINGKTVLLQGNAFVKEMGTSLCAKGVAGASQLYDPQRLVTPLIRVGKRGENKWKEASWEEALSLIAGKLSALKERYGARSVIFSAKTGEQYDLLCSFASAFGSPNIFSHWSSCPIAIESAFKQTFGEKLHRDFENATYILNFGHNLFEGLDIPLTKAMAQFSANPSKKLVVLDPRFSIIASKANEWYPIKPGSDLAFVLSLLHVWIRDGKYNKNFVEQYTIGFELVLSVKETTPQWQQPLTGIDAKVVERLAAEIYEASPKCIIDWGHKANHY, from the coding sequence GTGGATTACATTCAAGCCAGAAGAGACTTTTTAAAAGTTGCAACAACCAGCGCAACGGCGAGTATTTTCTTGCCTGGAAGCTTAGGTGCGCTTGGCGAAGTAGCCCTCAAAAGTGAAGATAAATTTATTCGTTCCATTTGTGAAATGTGCAGTAGCCGTTGCCCTATGGAAGCACGCGTGATTAATGGTAAAACCGTCTTGCTCCAAGGTAACGCTTTTGTAAAAGAGATGGGAACGAGTTTATGTGCCAAAGGCGTTGCAGGAGCCTCTCAGCTTTATGATCCCCAAAGACTTGTCACGCCATTGATTCGCGTAGGCAAACGGGGTGAAAACAAATGGAAAGAAGCCAGTTGGGAGGAGGCACTGAGCCTTATTGCCGGAAAGCTCAGTGCGCTTAAAGAGCGTTATGGTGCTCGTAGCGTAATCTTTTCTGCTAAAACAGGGGAGCAGTACGATCTTCTCTGCTCTTTTGCATCGGCATTTGGCTCGCCCAATATTTTTTCACATTGGAGTTCCTGTCCGATTGCGATTGAAAGTGCTTTTAAACAGACGTTCGGTGAAAAACTGCATCGTGATTTTGAAAATGCTACCTATATTTTGAATTTTGGACATAATCTTTTTGAGGGACTCGATATTCCTCTCACCAAAGCAATGGCACAATTTTCTGCCAATCCTTCTAAAAAATTGGTTGTTTTAGATCCTCGTTTTTCCATTATTGCGTCAAAAGCCAACGAATGGTATCCCATTAAGCCAGGAAGTGATTTAGCGTTTGTCCTTTCTCTTTTACATGTATGGATTAGGGATGGCAAATACAATAAAAATTTTGTTGAGCAGTATACGATTGGTTTTGAATTGGTACTCTCTGTGAAAGAAACAACACCTCAGTGGCAGCAGCCACTTACGGGCATTGATGCCAAAGTCGTTGAACGTCTTGCGGCAGAAATTTATGAAGCTTCTCCTAAATGCATTATTGATTGGGGACATAAAGCAAACCACTACTAA
- a CDS encoding molybdopterin-dependent oxidoreductase: MKLLLNALLIGDIKQTTTKAEYQRTRAILMANILMGNVEKEGGIYFAKIAERVNALAKEDIVPELDNPYPRPLVNEQRIDQAGEMGALRFVSKRHGSLTAIPEAIITQTPYEIKGWFLTRHNPLMTVANPQKMKEAMEQLEFIVVNDIYLSDTAMMADVVLPEVTYLERDEGISKNAYKSPYYTMRNRIVEPLHHNKSAIEIIRNLAERMGLGSYYPWKSVPELRVYQAKGNDVLLETLLKRGAATFDVPPLLALEPTFVEHFCERYPQSRIWLDKQGTFSHLLQKLKTPSGKIEIYCEEVEKLFKGYGVPSNVDMDVKQGFPYVLTSGKSAVHTNGHTQNIPYLHMLLSTNPIWMHPSTAKVHGLKMGDTFYLENGISKEKATVFITEGIRPDTLFTYMGFGHDAPALKRTHGKGINSSKLLSLESATLCGAMITNVGVNIIKI; this comes from the coding sequence ATGAAGCTTCTCCTAAATGCATTATTGATTGGGGACATAAAGCAAACCACTACTAAGGCAGAATATCAAAGAACCCGTGCTATTTTAATGGCCAATATTTTGATGGGTAATGTTGAAAAAGAGGGTGGAATTTACTTTGCAAAAATAGCTGAACGGGTTAATGCTCTTGCTAAAGAAGACATTGTCCCAGAACTGGATAATCCTTATCCAAGACCTTTAGTGAATGAGCAACGCATTGATCAAGCAGGTGAAATGGGAGCTTTACGCTTTGTCTCAAAAAGGCATGGTTCTTTGACTGCCATTCCTGAAGCGATTATAACTCAAACGCCTTATGAGATAAAAGGATGGTTTCTAACCCGACATAACCCTTTAATGACGGTAGCAAATCCTCAAAAAATGAAAGAGGCAATGGAGCAGTTAGAGTTTATTGTCGTGAATGACATTTATCTCTCCGATACAGCGATGATGGCAGATGTGGTTTTACCTGAAGTAACCTATTTAGAGAGGGATGAAGGTATTAGTAAAAATGCGTATAAAAGCCCTTATTATACAATGCGTAATCGTATCGTAGAGCCATTGCATCACAATAAAAGTGCTATAGAAATTATCCGTAATCTTGCAGAACGCATGGGGCTTGGAAGTTATTATCCATGGAAAAGTGTTCCTGAACTACGAGTCTATCAAGCCAAAGGAAATGACGTTTTACTCGAAACCTTGCTTAAAAGAGGGGCTGCAACATTTGATGTACCTCCTCTTTTGGCACTTGAGCCCACGTTTGTGGAGCATTTTTGTGAGAGGTATCCTCAAAGTCGCATCTGGTTAGATAAGCAAGGCACGTTTAGTCATCTTCTCCAAAAGCTTAAAACACCTTCGGGTAAGATAGAAATTTATTGTGAAGAGGTTGAAAAATTATTTAAAGGATATGGCGTTCCAAGTAACGTAGATATGGATGTCAAACAAGGATTCCCCTATGTTTTAACCAGTGGGAAAAGTGCTGTTCATACCAATGGACACACGCAGAATATTCCTTATTTGCACATGCTACTTTCAACAAATCCAATTTGGATGCATCCTTCCACAGCAAAAGTTCATGGACTTAAAATGGGTGATACCTTTTATCTTGAAAACGGTATTTCCAAAGAGAAGGCAACGGTCTTTATTACAGAAGGTATTCGCCCTGATACACTGTTTACGTACATGGGCTTTGGGCACGATGCTCCTGCTCTTAAGCGTACACATGGAAAAGGGATCAACTCTTCAAAGCTTTTATCGTTAGAGAGTGCCACACTTTGTGGGGCAATGATCACCAATGTTGGTGTCAACATTATCAAAATATAG
- a CDS encoding 4Fe-4S dicluster domain-containing protein, with protein sequence MEKQYRLLYDENLCIGCQACSVACRVEHNVPDDFYRVQVHMQTLGIFPNLGMRYERLSCVMCENPPCVSVCPTHASFQSKDGLVHIDERVCITCKYCILACPYHARFVNPLKNVVEKCNFCYDTRVSKELKPACVTTCPTEALSFGDMRQKNSLVHQKSQKEVLLFPKEHLGTKPKVAFIPSRKGVKS encoded by the coding sequence ATGGAAAAACAATACCGGCTTCTCTATGATGAAAACCTTTGTATTGGGTGTCAAGCGTGCAGTGTGGCTTGTCGCGTGGAACATAATGTTCCCGATGATTTTTACAGAGTGCAGGTACACATGCAAACGCTTGGGATATTCCCCAACCTTGGGATGCGTTATGAGAGGTTATCGTGTGTGATGTGTGAAAATCCTCCATGTGTGAGTGTTTGTCCGACACATGCTTCCTTCCAGAGTAAAGATGGGTTAGTCCATATTGATGAACGCGTTTGCATTACATGTAAATATTGCATCCTTGCATGCCCTTACCATGCACGGTTTGTTAATCCTTTAAAAAATGTAGTAGAAAAGTGTAATTTTTGTTATGATACACGTGTTTCTAAGGAGTTAAAGCCTGCATGCGTAACCACATGCCCTACAGAAGCTCTTAGTTTTGGGGACATGCGGCAAAAAAATTCTCTTGTGCATCAAAAATCGCAAAAAGAGGTACTGTTATTTCCCAAAGAACATCTGGGGACAAAGCCTAAAGTAGCGTTTATTCCGAGTCGTAAAGGGGTGAAGTCATGA
- the nrfD gene encoding NrfD/PsrC family molybdoenzyme membrane anchor subunit: protein MSPMWGSVEQYSTIHWSWAIAIYLFLAGLSSGSIIVALLVKWNRHERSNSSIWDAMIKAGAVVAPTAIFLGLLLLVIDLGRPLSFYWLLLRYNVTSVMSLGVLFLLIYTPIVIVFMLLVFERSVIRHPILAPLEGLINLVKSFHSYAKVIEYFLFVAALCVGSYTGFLLSALYAIPLWNSPLLPVIFLTSSLSSGVAVNILVGLLFFKSALNTESIKYLLVLDTRVILTELPLLALFFIGLFYAGGDAPTAAKAALTEGFWAGIFWLGVIGVGLGLPLITVIIALKSHVYRVGYIVTNSMVVVLGVLMLRYYIIYAGQIYFG from the coding sequence ATGAGTCCGATGTGGGGAAGTGTAGAACAGTACAGCACGATTCATTGGTCATGGGCGATTGCAATTTACCTTTTTTTAGCAGGACTCAGTTCAGGTTCTATTATCGTCGCTTTATTAGTGAAATGGAACCGACATGAACGCAGTAACTCCTCTATTTGGGATGCGATGATTAAGGCAGGCGCTGTTGTGGCTCCTACCGCAATTTTTTTAGGCTTGCTGCTTTTGGTGATCGATTTAGGTCGACCCCTTTCATTTTATTGGCTACTCCTTCGTTATAATGTGACGTCGGTTATGAGCTTAGGGGTGCTTTTTTTGCTTATTTATACACCGATTGTCATTGTTTTTATGTTGCTTGTTTTTGAGCGAAGTGTTATTAGACATCCCATTTTAGCTCCTTTAGAAGGGCTGATTAATCTGGTTAAGAGTTTTCATTCATATGCCAAAGTCATTGAGTATTTTCTTTTTGTGGCCGCCCTTTGTGTGGGTTCATATACGGGATTTTTACTATCAGCTCTGTATGCTATTCCTTTGTGGAATAGTCCACTTTTACCTGTTATATTTCTCACCTCTAGCCTCTCTTCGGGTGTTGCCGTCAATATTCTTGTTGGGTTGCTTTTTTTTAAAAGTGCTCTGAATACGGAGAGTATCAAGTATCTTCTTGTGCTTGATACCAGAGTTATTTTAACGGAATTACCTCTTTTAGCACTCTTCTTTATCGGGTTGTTTTATGCAGGTGGCGATGCTCCAACTGCTGCAAAAGCGGCACTTACAGAGGGTTTTTGGGCAGGTATCTTTTGGCTAGGTGTTATTGGTGTGGGGCTAGGACTTCCTTTGATAACGGTCATTATAGCGCTTAAGAGCCATGTTTATCGCGTCGGTTACATTGTGACAAATTCTATGGTGGTTGTTTTAGGTGTTTTAATGCTTCGATATTACATCATTTACGCTGGACAAATTTATTTTGGTTAA
- a CDS encoding response regulator transcription factor has product MKILLLEDDYNYNESIKEYLELLGYEVDAFFDGESALDAIMQKCYYLFLLDVKVPKLNGHELIKYIKEANITTPIIIMTSLVDIDNMEIGYQLGCNDYLKKPFELKELELRVKELIKKHYQTSTAGEFRLSCGCVFNFESGELKKKDTTVSLTSKELDLVRFLIRRKNTFCDIELIRENVWEGKEISYADIRMYIRKIRLKVDEEEFIKSSRGLGYRIDVLS; this is encoded by the coding sequence ATGAAGATTTTACTCTTAGAAGATGACTATAACTACAATGAGAGCATTAAAGAGTATTTAGAGCTCTTAGGGTATGAAGTCGATGCCTTTTTTGATGGGGAGAGTGCTTTAGATGCGATTATGCAGAAGTGCTATTATCTCTTTTTACTGGATGTAAAAGTGCCGAAGCTGAATGGGCATGAGTTGATTAAATACATCAAAGAGGCAAATATTACGACGCCTATTATCATCATGACGTCATTGGTAGATATTGATAACATGGAAATTGGGTATCAGCTTGGTTGTAATGACTATCTTAAAAAACCGTTTGAGCTGAAAGAGCTTGAACTGCGGGTGAAAGAGCTGATTAAAAAGCATTATCAAACAAGTACTGCAGGGGAATTTAGGCTGAGTTGTGGATGTGTTTTTAATTTTGAATCGGGTGAGCTTAAAAAAAAGGATACAACAGTTTCACTTACCTCAAAAGAGCTTGATTTGGTGCGCTTTTTAATTCGCCGTAAAAATACATTTTGTGACATTGAACTCATTCGTGAAAATGTGTGGGAAGGTAAAGAAATTAGTTATGCGGATATTCGTATGTATATTAGAAAAATAAGGCTCAAAGTCGATGAAGAAGAGTTTATCAAATCATCTCGTGGGTTAGGATATCGCATCGATGTTCTCTCTTAA
- a CDS encoding sensor histidine kinase, whose translation MFSLNPFRSVLVYTLIVMALFCVPSYFAIQSTIMEEKYKATQEILEWVDAHEKSIFEKERFEIPRSVRFHINIYDETQQLLYKGIQAHLTHSNFKVHVAYPFLYYQKEIQKGSDVFYLVVELQLNYAKIIFIATMLFFIVLFLVYLMSNIFVHSSIYPYKKMQRYVNDFFNDSMHELKTPLGVININVELLSSYVTSSKHLQRIKAATKQMQMTYEDVEYYIKHKKVTYNKEPVNLSEYLNARIAFFEDISVAKSISLEHDVMPNLMIYISKVELQRIIDNTLSNAIKYSFFQGKVEIKLYLKDEEQCVLSFQDYGQGIKDLYKVFQRFEREDSVQGGFGLGLNIVQNICNKNDIDINIESYENKGSCFTYIFKLDKKKLLDGVDDAEIKGER comes from the coding sequence ATGTTCTCTCTTAATCCCTTTCGTTCGGTTTTAGTCTATACGCTTATTGTTATGGCGCTGTTTTGTGTGCCCAGTTACTTTGCAATTCAAAGTACCATCATGGAAGAGAAGTATAAAGCAACGCAAGAGATTTTAGAGTGGGTCGATGCCCATGAAAAGAGTATTTTTGAAAAAGAGCGCTTTGAAATTCCAAGAAGTGTGCGCTTTCATATTAATATTTATGATGAAACACAGCAACTCCTCTACAAAGGTATTCAAGCACATCTTACTCATAGCAATTTTAAAGTACATGTTGCTTATCCTTTTTTATATTATCAAAAAGAGATTCAAAAAGGGAGTGATGTTTTTTACCTTGTCGTAGAGCTTCAGCTTAACTATGCCAAAATTATTTTTATCGCAACGATGCTTTTTTTTATTGTACTTTTTTTAGTCTATCTGATGAGCAATATTTTTGTTCATTCCAGTATTTATCCTTATAAAAAGATGCAACGTTATGTGAATGACTTTTTTAATGATTCAATGCATGAACTCAAAACACCTCTAGGGGTTATTAATATTAATGTGGAGTTACTTTCAAGTTATGTGACGTCTTCTAAACATTTGCAACGTATTAAAGCAGCTACAAAACAGATGCAAATGACGTATGAAGATGTGGAGTATTATATTAAGCATAAAAAGGTAACGTACAATAAAGAACCTGTCAATCTTTCTGAGTATTTAAATGCGCGTATTGCTTTTTTTGAAGATATTTCTGTTGCGAAGTCGATCAGTTTGGAGCATGACGTTATGCCAAATCTGATGATCTATATCAGCAAAGTAGAACTTCAGCGCATCATTGACAATACTCTCTCTAATGCCATTAAATACTCTTTTTTTCAAGGTAAAGTAGAGATCAAACTCTATCTAAAAGATGAAGAACAGTGTGTCCTCAGTTTTCAGGATTATGGTCAGGGCATTAAAGATCTTTACAAAGTCTTTCAGCGTTTTGAGCGCGAAGATTCTGTTCAAGGTGGCTTTGGGTTAGGGCTTAATATTGTACAAAATATTTGTAATAAAAATGACATTGACATTAACATCGAATCGTATGAAAACAAGGGTTCATGTTTTACCTATATCTTTAAACTTGATAAAAAGAAGCTTTTAGATGGTGTGGATGATGCAGAAATAAAGGGTGAACGATGA
- a CDS encoding cache domain-containing protein, which produces MKEKRFFLSAALMLFFGLIILFLYNKSISYEEEETLKKQMDALLLTLHNKIAETTKVSLASSVILAKSPNVVACLSEQNREDCLQYLLEIRDSMALAEIFDNARIHLHTKDFKSFIRLWDYNNHNNDDLSTFRHALEKIKLSKHPMQGVEIGRHGMFMRAIAPVFKKDEYVGTIETVVDFKDLNAYFKKDGVEFYVLMKNEYLSIANAASYGEKLMLDNYTIVNQEANGLNFIKEINFQGTGYLKKGDNYVLYTPIVDINGEHIGFFVLTWSESLSLASFKG; this is translated from the coding sequence ATGAAAGAAAAACGGTTTTTTCTCAGTGCCGCACTGATGCTCTTTTTTGGGCTTATTATTCTCTTCTTATACAATAAATCAATTTCGTATGAAGAGGAAGAGACGCTTAAAAAACAGATGGATGCACTTTTGTTGACGTTGCATAATAAAATTGCGGAGACCACCAAGGTTTCACTGGCAAGTTCGGTGATTTTAGCGAAAAGTCCCAATGTTGTTGCCTGCCTAAGTGAACAAAATCGAGAGGACTGTTTGCAGTATCTGCTTGAAATTAGAGATAGTATGGCACTGGCAGAGATTTTTGATAATGCAAGAATACACCTCCATACCAAAGATTTTAAAAGCTTTATTCGCCTTTGGGATTATAACAATCACAACAATGATGACTTAAGTACGTTTCGCCATGCACTCGAAAAAATAAAGCTGAGCAAACACCCGATGCAAGGTGTTGAAATTGGGCGACATGGTATGTTTATGCGCGCCATCGCTCCTGTTTTTAAAAAAGATGAGTATGTGGGAACCATTGAAACGGTTGTTGATTTTAAAGATTTAAATGCGTATTTTAAAAAAGATGGTGTGGAGTTTTATGTATTGATGAAAAATGAGTATTTATCGATTGCAAATGCGGCATCTTACGGGGAAAAGCTGATGCTCGATAACTATACGATTGTCAACCAAGAAGCCAATGGACTAAATTTTATCAAAGAGATTAATTTTCAAGGTACAGGTTATCTCAAAAAGGGAGATAATTATGTTCTTTATACACCCATTGTCGATATTAACGGTGAACATATAGGCTTTTTCGTGTTGACATGGAGCGAGAGCTTATCTCTGGCATCTTTTAAAGGATAA
- a CDS encoding coproporphyrinogen III oxidase family protein encodes MQSRQSKMITTATSYFMSQYTKHYLHVEKPSLGLPPPPENKKYLLYIHVPFCTMFCPYCSFNKFTYTKEAALIYYRHLREEILHVKELGYDFNYLVIGGGTPLIDEEELITTIELVRKLFSIEHVSCESDPNHINPKTVLQLDGLVDRLSVGVQTFDDTLLKKLGRYEKFGSGEEVYAKIASMLGILPITSVDLIFNFPTQTQEGLIHDLETLKKLSPEQTSVYPLMTSSLVKNSVKKTLGEFSLENEFTFFSTIKKSLKELYPARHGWSFSKESDLIIDEYIIDNEEYVGVGSGSFSFLKDTLYLNEFALDKYATLIQEKASAITKERTFPANSQMYYRLMVDLFNGTLSKKKFTAMFGQSINTALGKELMLLKFAKAIKENKENITTTDYGDYLFLVMMKEFYMGMDRIRNEARKNLIL; translated from the coding sequence ATGCAATCCCGTCAATCGAAAATGATCACCACAGCAACAAGCTATTTTATGAGCCAATATACGAAGCACTATTTACATGTCGAAAAACCCTCTTTAGGATTACCACCTCCTCCTGAAAATAAAAAATATCTTCTTTATATTCATGTTCCTTTTTGCACAATGTTTTGTCCGTACTGCTCTTTTAATAAATTCACCTATACCAAAGAAGCTGCCCTCATATACTACCGCCATTTACGTGAAGAGATTTTACATGTAAAAGAGTTGGGATATGATTTTAACTATTTAGTCATAGGTGGAGGTACACCGTTGATTGATGAAGAAGAGTTGATTACAACGATTGAGTTGGTTCGAAAACTCTTCTCCATTGAGCATGTTTCATGTGAGAGTGATCCTAACCATATCAACCCAAAAACCGTACTCCAGTTGGATGGCTTAGTCGATCGTCTCTCTGTGGGTGTTCAAACCTTTGATGATACCCTTTTAAAGAAATTGGGGCGTTATGAGAAGTTTGGTTCAGGAGAAGAGGTGTACGCGAAGATTGCATCCATGCTGGGAATTTTGCCCATCACCAGCGTGGATCTCATTTTCAATTTCCCTACGCAAACACAAGAAGGACTCATTCACGACCTGGAGACACTTAAAAAGCTCTCTCCAGAGCAAACCAGCGTTTATCCACTAATGACCTCCTCATTGGTGAAAAATAGCGTGAAAAAAACATTGGGTGAATTCAGCCTTGAGAATGAATTTACCTTTTTTAGCACTATTAAAAAATCACTCAAAGAGCTCTATCCTGCACGTCATGGTTGGTCGTTTTCAAAAGAAAGCGATTTAATTATTGATGAATATATTATCGACAATGAAGAGTATGTCGGTGTCGGCTCAGGCTCTTTTAGTTTTCTAAAAGATACCCTTTACCTCAACGAATTTGCTTTGGATAAGTATGCAACGCTTATTCAAGAAAAAGCTTCGGCTATTACGAAAGAGCGAACATTTCCAGCCAACTCACAGATGTATTATCGTTTAATGGTTGATCTTTTCAATGGTACCCTCTCTAAGAAAAAATTTACGGCTATGTTTGGTCAATCCATCAATACTGCACTGGGTAAAGAGCTCATGCTCCTTAAATTTGCCAAAGCAATCAAAGAGAACAAAGAGAATATCACCACTACAGATTATGGTGACTACCTCTTTTTAGTCATGATGAAAGAGTTTTACATGGGCATGGATCGTATTCGCAATGAGGCCCGTAAAAACCTTATCCTTTAA
- a CDS encoding transposase, translating to MPSLVPVWHYTLKHPMNRMSLLTPLPKRKHITYPTDGKLAIKMIHALHKIAKREGIALRRTYLKEIKEHRITLRFFRHPKKKHKARSAMKRLRTIAGIVMRDMQRSFTLEQIAFYAEQFSLYTKVLLQKRSDKDKIYSLHEPHIYAMAKGKDHKSYEFGVKASVVTTYTHGIVVGAVAHESNEHDSKTLKAVLTHASTHRHTPIQRATCDRGYRGIKEVNTTHICIPGIHLKRDTKEEKEHKRKQFRRRAAIEPTIGHLKHDHRMARNYLKGFIGDQINLLMAACAWNLKKWMNLFIHALFLAKDYRQMMVSIGYMKLYWSVWIWLGLTQRESRL from the coding sequence ATGCCATCTTTGGTGCCAGTGTGGCATTACACCCTGAAGCATCCAATGAATCGCATGTCATTATTGACTCCACTGCCCAAGAGAAAGCATATCACTTATCCCACCGATGGTAAACTTGCCATTAAGATGATTCACGCATTGCATAAGATTGCAAAGAGGGAAGGTATTGCACTACGACGTACCTACCTCAAAGAGATAAAAGAGCATCGTATCACCTTACGCTTCTTTAGACATCCCAAGAAGAAGCACAAAGCACGCAGTGCTATGAAACGTTTACGCACCATTGCAGGAATAGTGATGCGTGATATGCAAAGAAGTTTTACACTAGAACAAATAGCATTCTACGCTGAACAATTTTCACTTTACACAAAGGTACTTTTACAAAAAAGAAGCGATAAGGATAAAATCTACTCCTTGCATGAACCTCACATTTATGCCATGGCAAAAGGGAAAGATCATAAAAGCTATGAATTTGGTGTTAAGGCTTCTGTTGTCACCACCTACACGCATGGGATTGTGGTAGGAGCAGTCGCCCATGAGAGCAATGAACACGATTCTAAAACATTGAAGGCTGTCCTGACCCATGCGTCCACACACAGACACACACCTATCCAAAGGGCAACGTGTGATAGAGGATACCGTGGCATTAAAGAGGTCAACACCACACATATTTGCATCCCCGGTATTCATTTAAAACGTGACACGAAAGAAGAAAAAGAACACAAGAGAAAACAGTTTAGACGTAGAGCTGCCATAGAGCCTACCATTGGACATCTCAAACATGACCACAGAATGGCACGAAACTATCTTAAAGGCTTTATCGGAGATCAGATCAATCTACTCATGGCTGCATGTGCGTGGAATCTGAAAAAATGGATGAATCTCTTCATCCATGCTCTTTTTTTAGCAAAAGATTATAGGCAAATGATGGTGAGTATAGGGTATATGAAACTCTATTGGTCTGTGTGGATTTGGCTTGGGTTGACTCAAAGAGAAAGCAGGCTATAA
- a CDS encoding transposase has translation MLPKMTPTNQPNLFYGSLMDMLDRNDPLIALADVIDWNKIEEALRGYYCMDKGRPAKPLRLMAGLLMLKYLENLSDENVVVQWKRNPYYQYTSVGSVITNVAYLVMQQNW, from the coding sequence TTGCTGCCGAAAATGACACCTACAAATCAACCCAATCTTTTCTATGGTTCCTTAATGGATATGTTAGATAGGAATGATCCACTGATTGCTTTGGCTGATGTGATTGATTGGAATAAAATAGAAGAGGCATTGCGTGGATATTACTGTATGGACAAAGGAAGACCGGCTAAACCTTTGCGTTTGATGGCAGGATTATTGATGCTCAAATATTTGGAGAATCTCTCTGATGAGAATGTGGTCGTGCAATGGAAACGAAATCCTTATTATCAATATACTTCTGTGGGCTCAGTGATTACCAATGTGGCTTACCTTGTGATGCAACAGAATTGGTAA